Within Deltaproteobacteria bacterium, the genomic segment AGGAGGGCTTCGAGGAGGTCGTGCTGACCGGCGTGCACCTCGGCGGCTACGGCCAGGACCTGGAGCCGCGGGTCGACCTTCCCTGGCTGGTGGCCGCGATCGCCGAGCAGGGCGTCGTGCCGCGCCTGCGGCTCTCCTCGATCGACCCGCACGAGGTGGGCGAGTCGCTCCTGCGTGTGATGGCGGCCGAGCCGAGCGTCTGCCACCACCTGCACGTGCCGCTGCAGTCGGCCGACGACGGCGTGCTCGCCCGCATGCGCCGCCGCTACGACGGGGCGCTGGCGCGCGAGCGCCTCGCGATGATCCGCGCGCTCCTGCCCGACGCGGCCATCGGGACCGACCTGATCGCGGGCTTCCCCGGCGAGGACGACGCCGGCTTCGAGCGGACGCTCGCCTTCCTCGACGCGAGCCCGCTCTCCTACTTCCACGTCTTCCCGTACTCGGTGCGCAGCGGGACCACCGCCGCGAAGCTCGACGGGCGCGTGCCGCCGGCGACGCTCGCCGACCGCGCTCGCCGCCTGCGGGCGCTCGGCGACCGCAAGCGCGCGGCGTTCGCGCGCCGCTTCGACGGCGCCGCGGCGGAGGTGCTGGTCGAGTCGACACGCGACCCCGAGACCGGCGCGCTGCGCGGCTACACGCGCAACTACCTGCGCGCGGGCCTCGACGGGCCGGACGCGCTCATGGGCCGGCGCGTGCCCGTGCGGCTCGCCGTCGACCCGGACGCCCGGGTGCGGGCGACGGTCGCCGGGGCATGACACCCGAGGTGCGCGCGGCGCTCGAGGCCGGTCTCGGCC encodes:
- the mtaB gene encoding tRNA (N(6)-L-threonylcarbamoyladenosine(37)-C(2))-methylthiotransferase MtaB — translated: MKRVAITTLGCKVNAYDSATIADRLRAAGCRLVGPGAPADVVIVNSCTVTDAADAESRRLVRRARRLNPRARVILTGCYAQTKPHEAAALEAVDHVIGLSRLDALTRAVTAGDVERVAAGASRRERAISTVGARRFDGQTRAFLKVQEGCDLFCTFCIVPMARGASRSLPPRAVLAEIEALAEEGFEEVVLTGVHLGGYGQDLEPRVDLPWLVAAIAEQGVVPRLRLSSIDPHEVGESLLRVMAAEPSVCHHLHVPLQSADDGVLARMRRRYDGALARERLAMIRALLPDAAIGTDLIAGFPGEDDAGFERTLAFLDASPLSYFHVFPYSVRSGTTAAKLDGRVPPATLADRARRLRALGDRKRAAFARRFDGAAAEVLVESTRDPETGALRGYTRNYLRAGLDGPDALMGRRVPVRLAVDPDARVRATVAGA